The Pseudomonas wenzhouensis genome has a segment encoding these proteins:
- a CDS encoding response regulator, producing MTEHPAPSRDRLKHHFAQRVIHQARQVLEVWQRLQRSEWNDAGMAELTEANLRLLRYAERFEQIEHAQLAQSIGTSLDEVVENRGRLNSTLIARLNQAMQRLSHTGLRHSDAFEQTFLPPLRKPVYLALQDAQRAERLAQQLEFFGLAAQALSDERAFRAAITERHPAAIVMDVDFAGAGLELAGSVQEGLEQKIPLLFFSHCDNDTPTRLAAVRAGGQEFFTGSLDASSLLERIEVLTHVSQYDPYKVLIVDDSKAQATHTERVLNSAGILTHTLTEPILAMDALAELQPDLIILDMYMPECNGAELAKVIRHNDRYVSVPIIYLSAEDDLDKQLDAMSEGGDDFLTKPIKPRHLIATVRNRAARARNLKARMVRDSLTGLYNHTHTLQLLEDACFRARRDGQPLAFAMLDIDHFKKVNDTYGHPMGDRVIKSLALFLKQRLRKTDHIGRYGGEEFAVVLPDTDAQSALKVLEEIRQRFAEINYPAQPQDLSCTFSCGIAMLQPGLDGNALSKRADEALYKAKHGGRNRVELY from the coding sequence ATGACCGAGCACCCGGCCCCCAGTCGCGATCGCCTCAAGCATCACTTCGCCCAGCGCGTGATTCATCAGGCGCGCCAGGTGCTGGAAGTATGGCAGCGCCTGCAGCGCAGCGAATGGAACGATGCCGGCATGGCCGAGCTGACCGAAGCCAACCTGCGCCTGCTGCGCTACGCCGAGCGCTTCGAGCAGATCGAGCATGCGCAACTGGCGCAAAGCATTGGCACCAGCCTCGACGAGGTCGTGGAAAATCGCGGCCGTCTCAACAGTACGCTGATCGCTCGCCTCAATCAGGCCATGCAACGCCTTTCACATACCGGCCTGCGCCATAGCGACGCCTTCGAGCAAACCTTCCTGCCACCGCTGCGCAAACCGGTCTATCTCGCCCTGCAGGATGCCCAACGCGCCGAGCGCCTGGCCCAGCAACTGGAGTTCTTCGGCCTGGCCGCGCAGGCACTGAGCGATGAGCGTGCTTTCCGCGCCGCCATCACCGAGCGCCACCCCGCCGCCATCGTCATGGACGTCGACTTCGCCGGCGCCGGGCTGGAGCTGGCAGGCTCGGTGCAGGAAGGCCTGGAGCAGAAGATTCCTCTGCTGTTCTTCAGCCACTGCGACAACGACACCCCGACACGCCTGGCCGCGGTACGCGCCGGCGGGCAGGAGTTCTTCACCGGCTCGCTGGATGCCTCGAGCCTGCTCGAACGTATCGAAGTACTGACTCACGTCTCCCAATACGATCCGTACAAGGTGCTGATCGTCGACGACTCCAAAGCCCAGGCGACCCACACCGAACGCGTGCTCAACAGCGCCGGCATCCTCACCCACACCCTGACCGAGCCGATCCTGGCGATGGACGCGCTGGCTGAGCTGCAACCGGACCTGATCATCCTCGACATGTACATGCCCGAGTGCAACGGCGCCGAGCTGGCCAAGGTAATCCGCCACAATGACCGCTACGTCAGCGTGCCGATCATCTATCTGTCGGCCGAGGATGACCTGGACAAGCAGCTCGATGCCATGAGCGAAGGCGGTGATGACTTCCTCACCAAACCGATCAAGCCGCGCCACCTGATCGCCACCGTGCGCAACCGCGCAGCCCGCGCCCGCAACCTCAAGGCGCGCATGGTGCGTGACAGCCTCACCGGCCTGTACAACCACACCCATACCCTGCAACTGCTCGAAGATGCCTGCTTCCGCGCTCGCCGTGACGGGCAGCCATTGGCCTTCGCCATGCTCGATATCGATCACTTCAAGAAGGTCAACGACACCTACGGCCACCCCATGGGCGACCGGGTGATCAAGAGCCTGGCGCTGTTTCTCAAGCAGCGCCTGCGCAAGACCGACCATATCGGCCGTTACGGCGGCGAGGAATTCGCCGTGGTACTGCCCGACACCGACGCGCAATCGGCACTCAAAGTGCTGGAGGAAATTCGCCAGCGCTTCGCCGAAATCAACTACCCGGCGCAGCCGCAGGATCTGTCCTGCACCTTCAGTTGCGGCATCGCCATGCTGCAACCGGGCCTGGATGGCAATGCCCTGTCCAAGCGCGCCGACGAAGCACTGTACAAGGCCAAGCATGGCGGGCGTAATCGGGTCGAGCTGTACTGA
- a CDS encoding NUDIX hydrolase: MAAISAAEAAHRAASDQERVAWVDEQDQPLGGVSRADLREQRLIGRGTYILLFNSAGLLCVHRRTLSKALYPGYWDVAAGGMVLEGEDYRLSAERELAEELGIVDAELVEHAHFLYDAPESRLWCMVYSAVSDAPLVLQPEEVLEARFISIEQALEETQRLPYCPDSLAALERYMSRPLAAFR; encoded by the coding sequence ATGGCTGCGATTTCAGCGGCGGAGGCAGCGCATCGCGCTGCCTCGGATCAGGAGCGCGTGGCCTGGGTCGATGAGCAGGATCAGCCGCTTGGCGGTGTCTCTCGCGCCGACCTGCGTGAGCAGCGTCTGATCGGGCGTGGCACCTACATCCTGTTGTTCAACTCGGCCGGTCTGCTGTGCGTGCACCGGCGTACCCTGAGCAAGGCGTTGTATCCCGGCTACTGGGATGTGGCAGCCGGCGGCATGGTGCTCGAAGGTGAAGACTATCGGTTGTCTGCCGAGCGTGAGCTGGCCGAGGAACTGGGCATTGTCGATGCCGAGTTGGTCGAGCATGCACACTTTCTCTATGACGCCCCGGAAAGTCGCTTGTGGTGCATGGTGTACTCGGCGGTATCCGACGCACCGCTGGTGTTGCAGCCGGAAGAGGTGCTGGAAGCGCGCTTTATCAGCATCGAGCAGGCGCTGGAGGAAACTCAACGCCTACCTTACTGCCCGGACTCGTTGGCGGCGCTGGAACGCTATATGAGCCGGCCGCTTGCGGCCTTCCGATGA
- a CDS encoding translation initiation factor Sui1, producing MVKKASSFSALSGLVYSTDGGRHCPDCNQPVDACICKQTHIPEGDGIARVRRETKGRGGKTVTTVSGVPLAEEPLKELASALKKRCGTGGALKDGVIEIQGDHVDLLLAELSKRGFTAKKSGG from the coding sequence GTGGTCAAGAAAGCCTCTTCATTTTCCGCCCTGAGCGGTCTCGTCTATTCCACCGATGGTGGCCGTCATTGCCCGGATTGCAACCAGCCGGTGGATGCCTGTATCTGCAAGCAGACGCATATCCCGGAAGGTGATGGCATTGCCCGTGTACGCCGTGAGACCAAGGGGCGTGGCGGCAAGACCGTCACCACCGTCAGCGGCGTGCCGCTGGCCGAGGAGCCGCTCAAGGAGCTGGCCAGCGCCTTGAAGAAACGCTGCGGCACCGGCGGCGCACTCAAGGACGGGGTGATCGAGATTCAGGGCGACCACGTCGACCTGTTGTTGGCCGAACTGAGCAAGCGCGGTTTTACCGCGAAGAAGTCCGGCGGCTGA
- a CDS encoding methyl-accepting chemotaxis protein has protein sequence MRLKLLTNLNTALLVTACVALAATLWWSQRALQQPMQLMARYLTLSQQFQGQVIDNIQAYLTSGNAVQHSAATQAIDAFEQDLAQLPPQLIVELRPSLEQLRDFSANQLLAAGKLAGDPQGLLLQAEREMLAALEQLNQYAASANGPAANDYRQPLQDAGSRLMKLAHARERFISQGRSELLGDVERELKALRQQVEVLDSLPLLGVQQDASSASAGFAALLGLDDGGQTQQAQDRGIELKRELHALVRRYPAELQRTRELVEQRQQLTLITTERVRQVQQALAALEPLVQSEYDRIQGEVRLLQGLMIGLILLIALLIDRIQRRLSQVLGHLVPALSRWASGDFATTITINSRIRELRDIEDSLNHLRRYLVELVASIRHHAEQVADSSHTLADLTGGLHAGAERQAGDTALIRDALGELEATIGQVAEDASQTAHASRDADRALAHGQQVIGQSLQGLHALVSEVQDNAQAIERLADETATIGGVLTVIRGIAEQTNLLALNAAIEAARAGEAGRGFAVVADEVRSLSQRTGTATAEIQEVIGRLQQAAHQSVQAMRAQVGHAEATAEKAEAADGALDEIVSAIGTIASMAGRIAEATAQQSSAVGEIREHAERIHQLGDDNLGLIASGRNESERLLQLGGDLHKAVQVFRV, from the coding sequence ATGCGCCTCAAGCTGCTCACCAACCTCAACACAGCGCTGCTGGTCACTGCCTGCGTCGCGCTGGCAGCCACGCTCTGGTGGTCGCAGCGCGCCTTGCAGCAGCCCATGCAACTGATGGCGCGCTACCTGACGCTGTCCCAGCAGTTCCAGGGCCAAGTGATCGATAACATCCAGGCCTACCTGACCAGCGGCAATGCCGTGCAGCACAGCGCCGCAACCCAGGCCATCGACGCCTTCGAGCAAGATCTCGCGCAACTCCCGCCGCAACTGATCGTCGAACTGCGCCCAAGCCTGGAACAACTGCGCGACTTCAGCGCCAACCAGTTGCTGGCGGCTGGCAAGCTGGCTGGCGACCCACAAGGCCTGCTGTTGCAGGCCGAGCGCGAGATGCTCGCCGCGCTGGAGCAGTTGAACCAGTATGCAGCCAGCGCCAATGGCCCGGCCGCCAACGACTATCGCCAACCTTTGCAGGACGCGGGCTCGCGCCTGATGAAGCTGGCTCACGCCCGCGAACGCTTCATCAGCCAAGGCCGCAGTGAACTGCTCGGCGATGTCGAGCGCGAACTCAAGGCCTTGCGCCAGCAGGTGGAAGTGCTCGACAGCCTGCCGCTACTGGGCGTGCAGCAGGACGCCAGCTCCGCCAGCGCTGGTTTCGCCGCACTGCTCGGGCTGGATGACGGCGGGCAGACGCAACAGGCGCAGGATCGTGGCATCGAGCTGAAGCGTGAGCTGCATGCCCTGGTACGTCGCTACCCCGCTGAACTGCAGCGCACGCGCGAACTGGTCGAACAACGCCAGCAACTGACCCTGATCACGACCGAACGCGTGCGCCAGGTGCAGCAGGCACTGGCGGCGCTGGAGCCGCTGGTGCAGAGCGAATATGACCGCATCCAGGGTGAAGTGCGCCTGCTCCAGGGCCTGATGATCGGCCTGATCCTGCTCATCGCCCTGCTCATCGACCGTATCCAGCGACGCCTGTCGCAGGTGCTGGGCCATCTGGTTCCCGCCTTGTCGCGCTGGGCCAGCGGCGACTTCGCCACGACGATCACGATCAATTCGCGCATCCGCGAATTGCGTGATATCGAGGACTCGCTCAACCACCTGCGCCGCTACCTGGTGGAGCTGGTCGCCAGCATCCGCCATCACGCCGAGCAGGTTGCCGACTCCAGCCACACGCTGGCCGACCTCACGGGAGGCCTGCACGCTGGCGCCGAACGCCAGGCCGGCGATACGGCACTGATCCGTGACGCGCTGGGCGAGTTGGAAGCGACCATCGGCCAGGTCGCCGAGGATGCCAGCCAGACCGCTCATGCCAGCCGTGACGCTGATCGCGCCCTGGCTCACGGCCAACAGGTCATCGGCCAGAGCCTGCAAGGCCTGCATGCGCTGGTCAGCGAGGTACAGGACAACGCCCAGGCCATCGAGCGCCTGGCCGATGAGACGGCGACCATCGGCGGTGTGCTGACAGTGATTCGCGGCATCGCCGAGCAGACCAATCTGCTGGCGCTGAACGCCGCCATCGAAGCCGCGCGTGCCGGTGAAGCCGGCCGTGGCTTCGCCGTGGTGGCCGACGAAGTGCGCTCGCTGTCACAGCGTACCGGCACTGCCACCGCGGAAATTCAGGAGGTGATCGGCCGCCTGCAGCAGGCCGCGCACCAGTCGGTACAGGCCATGCGCGCCCAGGTCGGACATGCCGAAGCCACGGCAGAAAAGGCCGAGGCCGCCGACGGCGCGCTGGACGAGATCGTCAGCGCCATCGGCACCATTGCCAGCATGGCCGGGCGCATCGCCGAGGCCACTGCCCAGCAGAGCAGCGCAGTGGGTGAGATTCGCGAACATGCTGAGCGCATTCACCAACTCGGCGATGACAACCTCGGCCTGATCGCCAGCGGACGCAACGAAAGCGAACGCCTGCTGCAGCTTGGCGGCGACCTGCACAAGGCCGTGCAGGTCTTTCGCGTGTAA
- a CDS encoding DUF2333 family protein — MLDWKNRSTNSPGSTDKASGSSLIARALGGLIGVYLLIALVVGWYWSQEPSAFQVQQHAQSAAQQAQRQMVTGYTTVETLKQVASTLLDKPGGYISNDLAPPGLWLDNMPSWEYGVLVQVRDFSRALRKDFSRSQSQSTEDPDLAKAEPRFHFDNKSWALPASESEYREGIKSLDRYLARLSDPQEKNAQFYTRADNLNNWLGDAGTRLGSLSQRLSASVGQVRLSEALQVGNDAKESGLVGQGGVYETPWLQIDNVFYEARGQAWALAHLLRAVEVDFADVLAKKNATVSVRQIIRELEAAQATLWSPMILNGSGYGILANHSLVMANYISRANAGMIDLRQLLSQG, encoded by the coding sequence ATGCTGGACTGGAAGAATCGCTCGACGAACTCGCCGGGCAGTACCGATAAGGCCTCAGGTAGCAGCCTGATCGCGCGTGCGCTGGGTGGCCTGATCGGTGTCTATCTGCTGATCGCGCTGGTGGTCGGCTGGTACTGGAGTCAGGAGCCGTCGGCCTTTCAGGTGCAACAGCACGCTCAGAGCGCCGCGCAACAGGCGCAGCGGCAGATGGTGACCGGCTATACCACGGTGGAAACCCTCAAGCAGGTCGCCAGCACGCTGCTCGACAAGCCCGGTGGTTACATTTCCAACGACCTGGCGCCGCCCGGCCTGTGGCTGGACAACATGCCGAGCTGGGAATACGGCGTGCTGGTGCAGGTGCGCGATTTCTCCCGCGCGCTGCGCAAGGACTTCTCCCGTTCGCAGTCGCAGTCCACCGAAGACCCGGACCTGGCCAAGGCCGAGCCGCGTTTTCATTTCGACAACAAGAGCTGGGCGCTGCCAGCGTCCGAGTCCGAATACCGCGAGGGCATCAAGTCGCTGGATCGCTACCTGGCGCGTCTGAGCGATCCGCAGGAGAAAAACGCCCAGTTCTACACCCGTGCCGACAACCTCAACAATTGGCTGGGTGATGCCGGTACGCGCCTGGGCTCGCTGTCGCAGCGTCTGTCTGCCAGCGTTGGCCAGGTGCGTCTGAGCGAAGCCCTGCAGGTCGGCAATGATGCCAAAGAGTCCGGTCTGGTTGGTCAGGGCGGCGTATATGAGACGCCCTGGCTGCAGATCGACAACGTGTTCTACGAAGCGCGTGGCCAGGCCTGGGCGCTGGCGCATCTGCTGCGTGCGGTCGAGGTGGATTTCGCCGATGTGCTGGCGAAGAAGAACGCCACCGTCAGCGTGCGCCAGATCATCCGCGAGCTGGAGGCGGCGCAGGCGACCCTGTGGAGCCCGATGATCCTCAATGGCAGTGGCTACGGCATTCTCGCCAACCATTCGCTGGTGATGGCCAACTACATCTCGCGGGCCAACGCCGGCATGATCGATCTGCGTCAACTGCTGAGCCAGGGTTGA